In Candida orthopsilosis Co 90-125, chromosome 4 draft sequence, a single genomic region encodes these proteins:
- a CDS encoding guanine nucleotide dissociation stimulator — MWNIFHNLLRTIHKMPLKSRDEIEPEKITSSKTQIVLRCPFTNCNARIIAYSSAIPSFNIENAPNCVYIESFQFDKTNPKLSSSTISFYRISDVWDFDNIGVSKPSEILAEPIIVGSQVHEEEHEKIDVERLLICSECDRGPLGFAGIVSGGDKDHRNLKYFLSQDSVLYDVES, encoded by the coding sequence ATGTGGAACATTTTTCATAATTTACTAAGGACCATACACAAGATGCCCCTTAAATCTAGAGATGAAATAGAACCAGAAAAAATCACATCTtcaaaaacacaaataGTACTCCGATGTCCATTTACCAATTGTAATGCACGTATAATCGCTTACTCGTCCGCCATACCATCATTTAATATCGAAAATGCACCAAATTGTGTGTATATAGAgtcatttcaatttgacaagACAAATCCAAAACTAAGTTCATCGACGATCTCATTCTACCGTATTAGTGATGTATGGGATTTCGATAATATAGGTGTGAGCAAACCTTCGGAAATACTAGCAGAGCCGATAATAGTTGGTTCTCAAGTCCATGAGGAAGAGCATGAAAAAATCGACGTGGAGAGACTATTGATCTGTAGCGAATGTGATCGTGGTCCTTTAGGTTTTGCTGGGATTGTCTCTGGTGGTGACAAGGATCACCGAAACCTCAAATACTTTTTAAGCCAAGATAGTGTATTGTATGATGTGGAAAGCTAG